One genomic window of Polyangiaceae bacterium includes the following:
- a CDS encoding AI-2E family transporter produces MSDRFVIDELPRGGWNRRRIAFLAISAALLILLFVAVREVMLPFILALIIAYVLTPAVVLCERAKMPRSLAIVVVYVITLGTIYLSAAAVAPRLFEETSKLVRDAPALGKELALKWGPRAEGFVQGLTRAEPEEPADSQRPPAFSVKKQADGNYSVELGSGVDVVQEGPKRWRIEAQPEKSAKFSVVQLADESMADFITYVRRNAVELIKVGQAIISRVARGIFLFFLTLMVAAYLMHTRENIVDFFRSLPPKESQGSFDRLLFRIDRGLAGVVRGQLLICLVNGILSAIGFWMFGLKYWPILAIVAAVMSLIPIFGSILSTIPAVLIGLTQDFWTALWVLLWIIGIHQVEANLLNPKIIGVAAKIHPVLVVFALIVGEHFFGLWGALLAVPALSLTQSLFQHFRFELLPESGPDSLPPPPYRQRG; encoded by the coding sequence TCGCCTTCTTGGCGATCTCCGCCGCGCTACTGATTCTGCTGTTCGTGGCCGTGCGCGAGGTGATGCTGCCCTTCATCCTCGCGCTCATCATCGCCTACGTGCTCACGCCCGCCGTGGTTCTCTGCGAACGGGCCAAGATGCCGCGCTCGCTCGCGATCGTCGTGGTCTACGTGATCACCTTGGGCACGATTTATCTGAGCGCTGCTGCGGTGGCGCCCCGGCTGTTCGAAGAAACGTCCAAGCTGGTGCGCGATGCCCCGGCGCTTGGCAAAGAGCTGGCGCTGAAGTGGGGGCCCCGCGCCGAAGGGTTCGTGCAAGGGCTGACCCGCGCCGAACCCGAGGAGCCCGCGGATTCCCAGCGGCCGCCAGCCTTTTCGGTGAAGAAGCAGGCGGATGGCAACTACTCCGTGGAACTCGGTTCCGGCGTGGACGTGGTCCAGGAGGGGCCGAAGCGCTGGCGCATCGAGGCGCAGCCAGAGAAGTCCGCGAAGTTCAGCGTGGTGCAGTTGGCCGACGAGAGCATGGCGGACTTCATCACCTACGTGCGACGCAACGCCGTCGAGTTGATTAAGGTCGGTCAGGCGATCATCAGTCGAGTAGCGCGCGGCATCTTCTTGTTCTTCCTGACTCTGATGGTGGCCGCGTACTTGATGCACACCCGCGAGAACATCGTCGACTTCTTTCGATCGCTGCCGCCCAAGGAGAGCCAAGGAAGCTTCGATCGCCTGCTCTTCCGCATCGACCGTGGACTGGCTGGGGTCGTGCGCGGGCAGTTGCTCATCTGTTTGGTCAACGGCATCCTGTCTGCCATCGGCTTTTGGATGTTCGGCCTCAAGTACTGGCCGATTCTCGCCATCGTCGCGGCGGTGATGAGCCTGATTCCGATTTTCGGCTCCATCTTGTCCACGATTCCGGCGGTGCTGATTGGGTTGACCCAGGACTTCTGGACGGCCCTTTGGGTGTTGCTGTGGATCATCGGGATTCACCAGGTGGAAGCCAACCTGCTCAACCCGAAGATCATCGGCGTGGCAGCCAAGATTCATCCGGTGCTCGTCGTCTTCGCGCTGATCGTCGGTGAACACTTCTTCGGGCTTTGGGGGGCTCTACTGGCGGTGCCGGCGCTTTCCCTGACGCAGAGCCTGTTTCAGCACTTCCGCTTCGAGCTGTTGCCCGAGTCGGGCCCCGACAGTTTGCCTCCGCCCCCCTATCGTCAGCGCGGCTGA
- a CDS encoding flagellar biosynthesis protein FlhA — MSAPSALTLGRRKKRVGSADAALAALVIAVVGLMIVPLPTWLLDLLIASNLAISVAILLVTLYVSDALRIAAFPTLLLITTLVRLALNVSSTRLILLQADAGEVIRAFGQFVVRGNYVVGGVIFLILTIIQFVVIAKGSERVAEVGARFTLDAMPGKQMAIDAELRSGSIDGAEAKRRRRMLSRESQFYGAMDGAMKFVKGDVIASFLITLINILGGLAIGVGQKDMEMVAALKRYGLLTIGDGLVSQIPALVIATAAGVLVTRVASEEPDTPLGQELSAQIFGAPRALRVASVFVFILAAIPGLPALPFVVIGALLFLASRAPARPAPRSDAVSSGPVQRDDDERGAPRFIPVVAPWGLTLSEDLRRLVEDDVRGGELRRPGLRSAGAAVQELLFRELGVPLPTAEVNVDPEMPDRSVVLSVHEVPAKLIELPATVADGDLAGVVVETALSTLRPRAADFIGIAETQRLLDQLELIAPATVRQVTPKPVGVALLADILRRLVEEQISIRDLKGILEALSQVASADKDPLNLAEFVRSQMRRTLTHNLTRGAGELDVVVLEPAIEDAIRGAISRTAAGSFLTLSPAAGRDIVRSVRRALSEGSAAPVILTQPDVRRFVHKLLELDLPDATVISYAELLPEVRIQPIAKATLRDL, encoded by the coding sequence ATGTCTGCTCCCTCCGCTCTGACCCTCGGTCGCCGCAAGAAGCGTGTCGGTAGCGCTGATGCCGCCTTGGCCGCACTGGTCATCGCGGTGGTCGGGCTGATGATCGTCCCGCTGCCCACGTGGCTCCTGGACCTGCTCATCGCGTCCAACCTGGCGATTTCCGTCGCGATCCTACTGGTCACGCTCTACGTGTCCGACGCGCTCCGCATCGCGGCCTTTCCTACACTGCTACTCATCACCACCCTGGTGCGACTTGCCCTCAACGTCTCCAGCACGCGCCTCATCTTGCTGCAGGCCGACGCGGGCGAGGTCATCCGCGCCTTTGGCCAGTTCGTCGTGCGCGGCAACTATGTGGTGGGTGGGGTCATCTTCCTGATTCTGACGATCATCCAGTTCGTCGTCATCGCCAAAGGCAGCGAACGCGTGGCCGAGGTGGGCGCACGTTTCACCCTGGACGCGATGCCCGGCAAGCAAATGGCCATCGACGCGGAGTTGCGCAGCGGAAGCATCGATGGCGCGGAGGCCAAGCGCCGCCGGCGCATGCTGTCTCGGGAAAGCCAGTTCTACGGCGCGATGGACGGCGCGATGAAGTTCGTCAAAGGAGACGTCATCGCGTCCTTCTTGATCACGCTGATCAACATTCTAGGCGGGCTTGCCATCGGCGTCGGCCAAAAGGACATGGAGATGGTGGCCGCTCTCAAGCGCTACGGATTGCTCACCATCGGCGACGGGTTGGTCAGTCAGATCCCCGCACTGGTCATCGCAACCGCGGCCGGCGTGCTCGTCACCCGGGTCGCCAGCGAAGAGCCCGACACGCCCTTGGGGCAGGAGCTCTCCGCGCAGATCTTCGGTGCGCCGCGTGCGCTCCGGGTCGCGAGCGTGTTCGTCTTCATCTTGGCGGCGATTCCAGGGCTGCCGGCGCTGCCCTTCGTCGTGATCGGTGCGCTCCTGTTCCTGGCGTCGCGCGCACCCGCTCGACCCGCGCCGCGGTCCGACGCGGTCAGCTCGGGTCCTGTGCAACGCGACGACGACGAGCGCGGCGCCCCGCGTTTCATCCCCGTCGTGGCCCCCTGGGGTTTGACCCTCAGCGAGGATCTGCGGCGTCTGGTGGAAGACGATGTACGCGGGGGTGAGCTGCGGCGGCCCGGGCTTCGGTCCGCGGGCGCTGCCGTGCAGGAGCTGTTGTTCCGCGAACTCGGAGTCCCCTTGCCCACTGCGGAGGTCAACGTCGACCCAGAAATGCCCGACCGCTCCGTGGTGCTCTCCGTTCACGAAGTCCCAGCCAAGTTGATCGAACTCCCCGCTACCGTCGCCGATGGCGATCTAGCGGGCGTGGTCGTGGAAACGGCGCTGTCAACCCTGCGTCCACGGGCAGCAGACTTCATCGGCATTGCCGAGACTCAGCGATTACTCGACCAGCTCGAGCTGATCGCGCCAGCGACCGTCCGTCAGGTCACGCCGAAGCCCGTAGGCGTCGCACTGCTTGCGGACATCCTGCGTCGCCTAGTCGAAGAACAGATCAGCATTCGGGACCTCAAAGGCATCCTGGAAGCGCTTTCCCAGGTGGCCAGCGCCGACAAGGACCCGCTCAATCTTGCCGAGTTCGTGCGCTCGCAGATGCGACGCACTCTCACTCACAACCTGACCCGAGGCGCAGGAGAGCTGGACGTGGTGGTGCTCGAACCCGCCATCGAGGATGCGATTCGCGGCGCCATTTCCCGCACTGCTGCGGGCAGCTTCCTCACGCTTTCGCCGGCGGCTGGCCGCGACATCGTCCGTTCGGTGAGGCGCGCGCTGAGCGAGGGCAGTGCCGCCCCCGTGATCCTGACGCAGCCGGACGTGCGCCGCTTCGTGCACAAGCTGCTCGAGCTGGACTTGCCCGATGCGACGGTAATCAGCTACGCGGAACTCTTGCCCGAGGTGCGCATCCAGCCGATCGCCAAGGCTACCTTGCGCGACCTGTGA
- a CDS encoding FIST C-terminal domain-containing protein: MAQAAASFLFSDGSPTRLAREVARLRAQVGDAGGALLFLSGDLATQLAEVARELAPALAGVPALLVSAAGVLSEAGQVEGGTAASGVLWRGGRAQTLCVSDPDAEACASALAGQIHDRAARSDHASLLFLGPDLAEHLTVFGRDGRGHRIFGAGVPHASGVAVVHGDGRVEQGQAAAMVLVGLHPPKVQSAPACRVLGEPKPITLARGPLVLELGGEPALDALGRVAEGVRDQSLLLAAVFEAGAGPEGDYSIQPIRGVDPSRGGVVLPRSLPEGTPLGFAVRDADTAREELTRTAFGVKRELGGALPTFGLLLSCAGRGAGLYGREEFEVNLLKRTFPRMPLAGMMSAFELPPTAHGPELALFTAITAVFSSPS; this comes from the coding sequence ATGGCGCAGGCGGCGGCGTCCTTTCTCTTCTCCGACGGCTCCCCGACGCGGCTCGCCCGGGAAGTGGCTCGGCTGCGCGCTCAGGTCGGGGACGCAGGCGGTGCGCTGCTCTTCCTGAGCGGAGACCTCGCTACGCAGCTCGCGGAGGTAGCGAGGGAGCTCGCACCCGCGCTGGCCGGGGTGCCTGCGCTACTGGTCAGCGCCGCAGGCGTGCTGAGCGAGGCGGGGCAGGTCGAGGGCGGCACAGCTGCCAGCGGCGTCCTGTGGCGCGGAGGACGCGCGCAAACTTTGTGCGTATCCGACCCGGATGCCGAGGCATGTGCCAGCGCGCTGGCAGGGCAGATTCATGATCGGGCGGCGCGATCCGACCACGCCAGCCTGCTCTTCTTGGGGCCTGATCTGGCTGAGCACTTGACGGTGTTCGGGCGAGACGGCCGCGGTCACCGCATATTTGGCGCCGGCGTCCCGCACGCGAGTGGTGTGGCCGTCGTACATGGCGACGGTCGTGTCGAGCAGGGCCAGGCGGCTGCCATGGTGTTGGTCGGACTCCATCCGCCAAAAGTGCAGTCAGCCCCCGCGTGTCGAGTTCTGGGGGAGCCGAAACCGATCACCCTCGCCCGCGGGCCCCTCGTGCTCGAATTGGGGGGCGAACCCGCCCTCGATGCGCTTGGCCGCGTCGCCGAAGGGGTCCGCGACCAATCCCTGCTCCTGGCCGCGGTCTTCGAAGCCGGCGCCGGTCCCGAGGGCGACTACAGCATTCAGCCCATTCGCGGCGTGGATCCGTCCCGGGGCGGAGTGGTGTTGCCCCGCTCGCTGCCTGAGGGAACGCCTCTGGGGTTCGCGGTGCGCGACGCCGACACGGCGCGGGAGGAGCTCACGCGCACGGCCTTCGGCGTCAAGCGCGAGCTTGGCGGCGCATTGCCCACCTTTGGCCTACTGCTCAGCTGCGCCGGACGTGGCGCTGGGCTCTACGGGCGCGAGGAGTTCGAAGTGAACCTGCTCAAACGCACCTTCCCGCGCATGCCTCTGGCGGGCATGATGAGCGCCTTCGAGCTGCCGCCGACCGCACACGGTCCTGAGTTGGCACTGTTCACCGCGATCACAGCGGTGTTTTCTTCCCCCAGCTGA
- a CDS encoding protein phosphatase 2C domain-containing protein yields MADSVLSKLQTRSYGGTDLGRRRKVNEDAFLTDDDLGLWVVADGMGGHAAGEVASQEAIDTIYGMVKRGRANLELDGEFQEDKARSACRLLEGAVQAATYMVFAIAELDSNKAGMGTTISAMMRFGDHVALAQVGDSRIYRVRAGGVEQLTEDHTLIAWQIKQGLLTAEEARHAKHKNVITRAVGNRDYVQVDTLVAELQVGDVFLLCSDGLHGYLKVEEIPHLAVAGGAQAVRNFIELANSRGGRDNITAILVEVC; encoded by the coding sequence ATGGCCGATAGCGTGCTTTCCAAGTTGCAGACCCGATCTTACGGGGGCACGGACCTAGGTCGACGGCGAAAGGTCAACGAAGACGCGTTTCTGACCGACGACGATCTAGGGCTCTGGGTGGTGGCGGACGGCATGGGCGGACATGCCGCGGGCGAGGTCGCGAGTCAGGAAGCCATCGACACCATCTACGGTATGGTGAAGCGCGGGCGTGCCAACTTGGAACTGGACGGCGAGTTTCAAGAAGACAAGGCGCGGTCCGCGTGTCGATTGCTGGAGGGAGCGGTTCAGGCCGCAACCTACATGGTGTTTGCCATCGCGGAGCTCGATTCCAACAAGGCAGGGATGGGTACGACCATTAGTGCCATGATGCGATTCGGCGACCACGTCGCGCTGGCCCAAGTCGGCGACAGTCGCATCTATCGTGTGCGTGCCGGCGGCGTGGAGCAGTTGACCGAGGACCACACGCTGATTGCCTGGCAAATCAAGCAGGGACTCTTGACTGCGGAAGAAGCTCGCCACGCAAAACACAAGAACGTGATCACGCGAGCCGTGGGCAACCGAGACTACGTCCAGGTCGACACTTTGGTCGCCGAGCTACAAGTGGGTGATGTGTTCTTGCTCTGCAGCGATGGCCTTCACGGCTACCTCAAGGTGGAGGAGATCCCGCATCTGGCCGTAGCGGGAGGGGCCCAGGCCGTGCGCAATTTCATCGAGCTCGCAAACAGCCGCGGCGGGCGGGACAACATCACGGCCATCCTGGTCGAAGTCTGCTGA
- a CDS encoding D-alanine--D-alanine ligase: MTVTRVGVLMGGTSAERTVSLQTGAAVADALARDEREVVPLDLAPETDIARQIIDAQLDVAFLALHGRLGEDGCVQGMLEILGIPYTGSSVLSSALAMDKLKSKELFRLHNVPTPPYYEIRAEEGIADVEEAHGSFGYPAIVKPRREGSSVGVTRANSVADLAKGVRMALEHDDSVLVERFITGKEIAVGILDGRVLGAVEIEPKSGIYDFEAKYTPGMTEYHLPARLPPVRYRGVLNLAEQAARAVDATGAVRVDLLVTEGQNEYVLEVNTLPGMTPTSLLPKIAAAAGYAFHDLCEAILASARLHVAKARPQVQTSVPDATKSEEALPLRVAV; encoded by the coding sequence ATGACGGTCACACGCGTAGGGGTGCTGATGGGCGGAACCAGCGCGGAGCGCACAGTCTCCCTGCAAACGGGTGCGGCCGTCGCTGACGCCCTGGCTCGCGACGAGCGCGAGGTGGTACCCCTGGACCTGGCCCCAGAGACGGACATCGCCCGTCAGATCATCGATGCCCAGCTCGACGTGGCCTTTCTGGCGCTCCACGGGCGACTTGGTGAAGACGGATGCGTGCAGGGCATGCTGGAGATCCTGGGCATTCCCTACACCGGCTCGAGTGTTCTCTCCAGTGCGCTGGCCATGGACAAGCTCAAGAGCAAGGAGCTGTTTCGGCTGCACAACGTGCCGACGCCGCCCTACTACGAAATCCGAGCCGAGGAAGGGATTGCCGACGTCGAGGAAGCCCACGGCAGCTTCGGCTACCCGGCGATCGTAAAGCCCAGACGAGAAGGCTCGAGCGTGGGGGTCACTCGCGCCAATAGCGTGGCGGACCTGGCCAAAGGAGTTCGCATGGCTCTGGAGCATGACGACTCGGTACTCGTCGAGCGCTTCATCACTGGCAAGGAGATTGCGGTGGGCATCCTCGATGGCCGCGTGCTCGGGGCGGTGGAGATCGAGCCCAAGAGTGGGATCTACGACTTCGAAGCGAAGTACACACCGGGTATGACGGAGTATCACCTGCCCGCGCGACTTCCACCGGTTCGCTATCGCGGTGTGCTCAACTTGGCGGAACAGGCGGCCCGGGCCGTGGACGCCACTGGCGCGGTGCGCGTGGACCTGCTCGTTACCGAAGGGCAGAACGAGTACGTGCTCGAAGTGAACACTCTGCCCGGGATGACGCCCACCAGCTTGCTGCCCAAGATCGCGGCCGCTGCGGGCTACGCCTTCCACGACCTGTGCGAGGCCATCCTGGCCAGTGCGCGACTGCACGTCGCGAAAGCTCGGCCTCAGGTGCAAACGTCGGTGCCGGACGCCACGAAGAGCGAAGAAGCGCTGCCCTTGCGCGTCGCCGTGTGA
- a CDS encoding fused MFS/spermidine synthase, which translates to MTAGTVALEARAPSGADRRFSALYVLFVLSGAAGLIDQLCFSKYLTHIVGSTAYAVSAVLASFMAGLAFGAQLGGRYFKGVRPLVMYGVLEVIVAVTVALSPTAFHALTPLYVDVAQRVPDSLLALSVARWCLAMVVVLIPTTAMGATLPLLSRLLGESASATVDEQRAREKKLTRLYTANTLGGAVGAVGAAYAVLPWLGLSGTVSAAAALSLLVGLGALLLHRAAPLQETARKRSETGAAVSAPLVDRELVLLWVLAACSGFVVFACEVIFTHLLALVIGNSAYAFGLILAVFLACLALGASLAARAQARFGSAALPLSLCASALALSITLPLWDRLPILFAGTGKVLTTFAAREALRAVVAWLILFVPVTAMGLTFPLILARVAGGTDLGRWVGRLTSINTVGAVAGSLATGYLLLPAFGAQRALAAVATVFAVLAAWATHVSARSRGRQVWSGVGIVFLVLTLSPRWDLTRLTAGTNVYFDGPQPAEAVLMIREDVHGGITTVTRARGVHTLYTNGKFQGNDGWELHAQRFFAHYPSLFVKRFDRALVIGLGTGTTLGTLAAYPWEQLQVVEISPAIVEAAGTYFRGPNRDALSDPRVHVTLADGRNHLLVTRTQFDLISMELSSIWFAGASALYSREFYALVRQHLSEGGVFQQWVQLHHIYPEDFAVILRTLRAEFAHVALFFGGGQGILVASQSPLTASRAKLHALEQRSTVTEVLPDHRPLAQLVEDVLVVDSGLDRYLEDVAAAVPLPPSRLVSTDDNMWLEYRTPRGNVLPWSTREALVSDLSRYRDPRGIAAMLAP; encoded by the coding sequence ATGACCGCAGGGACCGTCGCTTTGGAGGCCCGCGCCCCCTCGGGTGCGGATCGCCGGTTTTCGGCGCTCTACGTGCTGTTCGTGCTCAGTGGAGCGGCTGGCCTCATCGACCAGCTTTGCTTCTCCAAGTACCTGACGCACATCGTCGGATCGACCGCCTACGCCGTCAGCGCTGTGCTCGCCTCGTTCATGGCGGGGCTTGCGTTTGGCGCGCAACTCGGCGGCCGCTACTTCAAGGGTGTTCGCCCCCTCGTGATGTACGGAGTGCTCGAGGTGATCGTGGCTGTCACCGTCGCCCTGAGCCCGACGGCGTTCCACGCCCTGACTCCCCTCTACGTCGACGTCGCTCAGCGTGTACCCGACTCGCTGCTCGCCCTTTCGGTGGCGCGCTGGTGCCTTGCGATGGTCGTCGTGTTGATCCCGACCACAGCCATGGGGGCCACGCTGCCACTGCTCTCTCGTTTATTGGGAGAGTCAGCCAGTGCGACCGTCGACGAGCAGCGTGCACGAGAAAAGAAACTCACTCGCCTCTACACCGCCAACACCCTCGGCGGCGCCGTGGGCGCCGTGGGCGCGGCCTACGCGGTGCTGCCATGGCTCGGGCTTTCCGGCACCGTCAGCGCTGCCGCGGCTTTGAGCCTGTTGGTCGGCCTGGGCGCGCTGCTGCTGCATCGAGCAGCTCCGCTGCAGGAAACTGCGAGGAAACGCAGCGAAACGGGCGCCGCCGTGAGCGCGCCCCTCGTCGATCGCGAGCTCGTGCTGCTCTGGGTGCTCGCCGCGTGCTCCGGCTTCGTGGTCTTCGCGTGCGAGGTGATCTTTACGCATCTGTTGGCGCTCGTGATCGGCAATAGCGCCTACGCCTTCGGCCTGATCTTGGCCGTCTTCTTGGCATGCCTCGCACTCGGCGCGAGCTTGGCGGCCCGCGCACAGGCGCGCTTTGGAAGCGCCGCGCTGCCTCTCAGCTTGTGCGCCAGCGCGCTCGCCCTGTCGATCACGCTGCCGCTCTGGGATCGACTGCCGATTCTGTTTGCAGGCACGGGCAAGGTGCTCACGACCTTCGCCGCGCGGGAGGCGCTTCGCGCCGTCGTCGCGTGGCTCATCCTGTTCGTACCCGTCACGGCCATGGGCCTCACCTTCCCTCTCATTCTTGCGCGCGTGGCGGGCGGCACGGATCTCGGGCGTTGGGTCGGTCGGCTCACCAGCATCAACACCGTCGGCGCCGTGGCAGGTTCCCTGGCTACGGGCTACCTGCTGTTGCCCGCCTTCGGCGCGCAGCGAGCCTTGGCGGCGGTCGCGACGGTCTTCGCGGTACTGGCCGCCTGGGCCACGCACGTCAGCGCGCGCTCACGCGGCCGCCAGGTGTGGAGCGGAGTCGGCATCGTGTTCCTGGTGCTGACCCTCAGCCCACGCTGGGATTTGACGCGCTTGACGGCGGGCACGAACGTCTACTTCGACGGCCCACAGCCTGCGGAAGCCGTGTTGATGATCCGAGAGGACGTCCACGGCGGCATCACCACCGTCACTCGCGCTCGCGGCGTGCACACGCTCTACACCAACGGCAAGTTCCAAGGCAACGACGGCTGGGAACTGCACGCGCAGCGCTTCTTCGCCCACTACCCGAGCCTGTTCGTCAAGCGCTTCGACCGCGCGTTGGTGATCGGACTCGGCACCGGAACGACCCTCGGCACCTTGGCCGCCTACCCCTGGGAGCAGCTCCAAGTCGTAGAGATCAGCCCGGCCATCGTCGAGGCGGCGGGCACCTACTTCCGCGGTCCCAACCGTGATGCGCTGTCGGATCCTCGAGTGCACGTCACCCTCGCAGACGGTCGCAATCATCTGTTGGTGACCCGCACCCAGTTCGACCTCATCAGCATGGAGCTGTCGAGCATTTGGTTTGCTGGAGCGTCCGCGCTCTACAGTCGCGAGTTCTACGCGCTGGTACGCCAACATCTCAGCGAAGGGGGCGTGTTCCAGCAGTGGGTGCAGCTTCACCACATTTACCCCGAGGACTTCGCCGTGATCCTGCGCACACTGCGTGCGGAGTTCGCGCACGTCGCGCTATTTTTCGGCGGCGGGCAGGGCATTCTCGTTGCCTCTCAGTCTCCCCTCACGGCGTCGCGCGCAAAGCTGCACGCGCTCGAGCAACGCTCGACAGTGACTGAAGTGCTGCCGGATCATCGCCCGCTGGCTCAACTGGTCGAAGACGTTCTCGTCGTCGACTCCGGGTTGGACCGCTACTTGGAAGACGTCGCGGCGGCGGTCCCCCTGCCCCCGAGCCGACTCGTGTCCACCGACGACAACATGTGGCTCGAGTACCGCACCCCTCGCGGCAACGTTTTGCCCTGGAGCACGCGCGAAGCACTGGTCAGCGATCTGAGCCGCTATCGCGACCCCCGAGGGATCGCCGCCATGCTGGCGCCCTAG
- a CDS encoding M14 family metallopeptidase — MGEGTRKDDAPPPALVGQLERRGLGDYAGPDSVLERVSSYERRGALVTVAGRSVQGEPILSVEIGPAQAPVSLVVAGLHPMEWIGVESALACVEAWLEEPPAERRLVAVPMANPDGIRAVEANLRRGRRRFVRHNAHGVDLNRNFPAFWGSSPVARLLRRTFAPGRAPASEPEVRAIIDRVARDPVDRVVSLHSFGGAVLYPYGAVRARAHDFRRLARWAERVAESADTRRPYRAVQSSHWVAGFTARGMEIDYFYQHRGALALLVECSRGGVWRRVPRPSHVVEPFAWFNPPERAATSNAIAGALMPFLRGD; from the coding sequence ATGGGCGAAGGCACGCGCAAGGATGACGCTCCGCCACCGGCTTTGGTCGGGCAGCTCGAGCGCCGCGGACTTGGAGACTACGCTGGGCCCGACTCGGTGCTGGAACGGGTTTCCAGCTACGAGCGTCGTGGTGCGTTGGTGACCGTGGCTGGCAGGAGCGTCCAGGGGGAGCCGATCCTGAGCGTTGAGATCGGACCGGCGCAGGCGCCCGTGAGTCTCGTCGTCGCCGGACTCCACCCGATGGAGTGGATCGGAGTGGAGAGCGCGCTCGCCTGCGTGGAGGCTTGGCTCGAGGAGCCTCCAGCGGAGCGTCGCTTGGTGGCGGTGCCGATGGCGAATCCCGATGGAATTCGCGCCGTCGAAGCGAACCTCAGACGCGGGCGGCGTCGCTTCGTTCGTCACAACGCCCACGGCGTCGATCTGAACCGCAACTTCCCGGCGTTCTGGGGGAGCTCTCCCGTCGCGCGGTTGTTGCGGCGCACCTTCGCGCCGGGGCGCGCGCCCGCGAGCGAGCCCGAGGTTCGAGCGATCATCGATCGCGTGGCGCGGGACCCTGTCGACCGCGTCGTGTCGCTGCACAGCTTCGGCGGGGCCGTGCTCTATCCCTACGGCGCCGTGCGAGCGCGCGCTCACGACTTTCGTCGACTGGCGCGCTGGGCAGAGCGGGTCGCAGAGAGCGCTGACACGCGTCGTCCGTATCGCGCGGTCCAGTCTTCCCATTGGGTCGCCGGCTTCACCGCGCGCGGCATGGAGATCGACTATTTCTATCAGCACCGCGGCGCCCTGGCGCTCCTCGTCGAGTGCTCACGAGGCGGCGTATGGCGACGCGTGCCACGACCGAGCCACGTCGTGGAACCCTTCGCCTGGTTCAACCCCCCCGAACGCGCCGCGACCAGCAACGCGATCGCCGGCGCGCTCATGCCGTTTCTGCGCGGGGACTAG